Within the Pseudorasbora parva isolate DD20220531a chromosome 20, ASM2467924v1, whole genome shotgun sequence genome, the region GGTTCTAACCACCTGTGTGTTTCTTTTGCAGTCCTGAGCTGCGAGTCGCTGCTGCCCCCTCGGCGAGGATCTTTCTATGTAGAGAAGGGCACCGGGAGGTCTGCGGGCACGGTGTTGGTGTTCTGGTGCCTGGAGGGTTACCAGCTGGTGGGCAGCGAGCGAATCACCTGTGTCCTGCGCAGCAACACCGCTCAGTGGAGCAACTATCCGCCTGACTGCGAGGGTCTGTGTTCACTGCCATCATTTCTGTTTTAAAGAGATAAAAACAGTTAAGAAATACACTCCTGCTAATGCAATCCCAGATTTTCAATGTGGACTATTGTGTAAATGTGGTAGCCATTCCCAAACCAGAGGACCGCGGGCTGAGAGTGGCCGTGCTGGCATCGATAGTGAGCAGCATCGTCATCTTTGCCATGTCCGTGTCCTTCATTATCTGCTGCCTGCAGGAGCGCATGAGCAAAGAGAGGGCAGGACGCACAGATGGACGGGGCAGGTATGCACATTCATACACACTGGCGAAGAAGAGACAATGCGCCCTAAAATAGGATGCTAATGGTTTTTCTGACTTTCCAGGATGAGAGGCAAATCATCCTGGAGGAGCGAGTGCTGGTTGGAGAGAGATGAAGGAGACTGGGAAGCTTTTCCTCCACCTAAAATTTACAATCTTTCCCAGCACCTCGACCCCCGTCTGACCTCTGAAAGCCCGGCCTATATGGAGGGACTGGCTGGTTATGATAACCGAGGGTATCAGAGGTGAGAAATGGAGAATCGTTAAATTAGCTAGATcgatctacactgtaaaaaaaatccaacttaTATTTTGTATGACAAATTCCACTTTAAAAGTTTATTCAACTATTTAACATGAAATATACACACATTAGTTTATACAACTAATTGACCCTAAGTTAagaaaactcaaaaatgttccgcagctggttgccttaaacttttaagttttctcaacttgtttttttttgagtgtatgtgAGATTAGTAGAAtaaatcacccaaaaatgaaaattctcccATCATTAGGAAGAAACAAGTTATATGGatttgaaaaaaacataaagGTCAATCATGAAAGTGTAGcaataagttattttattttattttattttattttatatgctaTTCTATTTGATTTCATCCAATCATGAAAAAATGAAACCACAAAAagttctattctattctattttttttctattctattctattctattctattctattctattctattctattctattctattctattctattctattctattctattctattctattctattctgtcgCCTTttgcttggcttgctcagttggggacactaaaaatatgattaaagttattcaacttattatacaaataaaatgtatgaattaggtcttatttaattctataaacttaaatactgatctgccaacattgttgctatatgataaattaaactaagctaataacattactgttttctccagtacgactgtacagccaaatctaattttgtcgcaatattatcctgtttgacactgtgaagctgctttgacacaatcgtgattgtaaaagcgctatataaataaagttgattgatattctattctattctattctattctattctattctattctattcgaTTCTATTcgattctattctattctattctattctattctattctattctattctattctattctattctattctattctattcggTTTTGTCCAATCATGAAAGTCAATCAAATTTAAGTCAATCAAAGGGAAACAAACAGGTTCCATTCCATTCTATTGTCTGATTAAGTTCAATCATGAAAGTATAGCAACAAGTTGTAttctaatattttattttctgtGCTATTCTATTCTGATTTAGTCTAATCATGAAAAAGTGAAACTAGTtctattgtattgtattgtattgtattgtattgtattgtattgtattctattctattctattctattttattctattctattctattctattctattctattctattctattctattctattctattctattctatgaTTGATTTAATCCAATCATGAATAAGTGGTAGCCACAAGCTGCATTCCATTCTGTTCTATATGATTTATTCCAGTTATGAAAAACAGGTCTGCATAAGTATTCATTTTCAACAGAAAATCGTTCTGAGTTCTGACCCCGAACTGTGTTTGTTTTGCAGGAGTCAAGAGAACCTCATGAAAGCTCCCCTTCCTGGGCTTTACCGTACTGAAAGTCAGATGTATCCTCATGTGGTCCTGCAGAGGGTGCCCACACCCACTGTACCGACTGCACCCAGCGCGCCCATCTACCTCCGCCTCTCCACCCCTCCGCCCACAGAAAGCCCCAACGAACAGCCCGCTCTGCCGCCGTACCCCAGTGCCACTCCACAGCGTCTGTGGCCATAGCAACACATTTTTGAGTATTCAGAACTTTTACAACTGTCACCATGGCCACGGATTACGGCCCTAACATGCAAACGTCTCCAGTAGGGTGACTGGGGTTCAGAAAGGCAAGAGAAAAGATGGACTCAAGCTAGAGCCAACTAGATCTCGGCACAGCACTAGATCTAGATTGTTGGACTATGTGTGGCTCTCTGTGTGGTAGTTACATTTAGTATGTTGCATATGTAAGAACATTTCTGAATGACTCTAAGCAGGCTCTTTGTGTAGTTTCTTGGAAAGAAAAGTCACTCCATACTGGTGCTGTGATCCGCTCCAGGTTTTATTTTCAGCTAGTACTTTGTATTTTTGTGTCAAAGGTTCAGACTATTTGCACTCactaactaaaatgtttaaatccagtcATGTCAGGTCATATTAGAgcatcattttaatatttatgttttttttatatggaGGTATAGGAGAAATGCATTGATGTCCTGATTGTGGGAATCTCATAAACCTATGATTCTTAAAACTTGATTtgctcaaaaataaaacaaataaaattattaaaattattatctgcattttgtctttttttattgccTAAATTGTCTTCATATAAATAGAGTgcttgtaaaaatgtttttgttccaCTGATAATTCCCATGTATGTTTAATCTTAGGATCTGACTTTCTGGGTTCAGTCAAACTGGCCTACTTGTGCTGAAGCTTTCAAATGTCGACTGTCAAATAATTTAGCTCATCGTTTCCAGCTTTGCCATGTCCTGTCTATTGCAGGTTAAATAGGAAGAatcccagcaagcaatagccgTCATGTCACCGTCTCGGTTAACTATAGACCATATAGTGTCCAGCTATGAGTAACTTACTTCTAGCCAAAATAGccttgaatttggttacatgccagttttgccaaaataacttgcGAGAAGTGTGATATTCAATCATAAAGTCACCAGAGATAACAAGGCGTTTGGTTTaatttctttgacatgttctaGATGACTAGTCTATTCTTGGGCTATGGTTAGACGTCTGTGAAATTTTCACTGACAGTCCAAATTTTgccttgttttagcctagacGCCAGGGCTGTGTTTGGACATCTATGTCTTTTAAACGCAAAATTACTTGGTGGATTGCTTTTTATAATTATAGTACATAATAAATGTTAATGTAATAAAATCTTGACAAGtttgaaaaatatattgttaaatACTAAATGCTTTTTTTGCACGTTACAGTTATACTAAAACACATTTGATGACTTAGGTGCATAAGAAAGCTGTAATGTTTGGCATAATGTCTAACAGATCAGGTTCACACCACAGAAATGTAAACATTTGCTCAAAAAACTGACTTGGCTGGCTCTATATCCACAAGGTGGCAGAATTGCATCCATAACAATTAAACCGCGATCTAATCTTAGACACCCATCTTTCCTCCTCAAATGAAAAGGGTATCGTTTGTTTCTAcattattatacaatatatggTATATACGGAGTAGCTcagtcaaataaataatattagttTTTACTCACCGACGAGTCTTTCCAAACCCCCTTTTCCACCTGGAACACAAAAGCAGATTGTCACAAcacatttgatcaatttaatcagaTATAACGtttcttattttttaatcttttgtTATTGTTGCACGTTGTATCTATACCTAATAACAAAGCCAAGCCATGCTGCACTATTTATAAGGGTGGCTGCGCATGCGCAACGAGAGCGCACCTCCGCTCATTGGCACATAGCGAGAATACACCTTACAGACAACACGCAAgggaaagaatgaatgaatgtattgGTAActtatgcattgcatttaacatGACAGCATGCCCGGGATATGGGACGAAGAGTGAGGGAGCGTGGTGTTAAAGGTGGCATTTCCATGGCCAGAACCAGCGCGGACGGGCTGCTCTGCCAGAACAACAGCAAACTGGACTCTTTCCTCAAGAGAAACACCAGTCGGGATGTGTACGAGCGGATCCGCGTGTACGAGCCGTGTGTGGTGGTCTCGGAGTCGGTGAAGAAGGTTTTCATGCATGTGATCTTGACCGATGAGCGCGTGTATCTGAGCGAGTTTCCTCCGCGCGCGCTGCGAGAGGCGCTCAGCTTCAGACACGTCACGAGCATCGAGCTGGTGAGAGagcaagatatatatatatatatatatatatatatatatatatatatatatatatatatatatatatatatatatatatatatatatatatatatatatatatatatatatatatatataatgttgtcgTTTTTTTCATCTATTGATATAGAGTGCTTTATTGCCACATTTGCATGTAAATTGATGAATGCATTTACTCAAACAACACAAGCGCATAATACAGTATAACACAATTAGCGCAATAACAGAATGCAATATTTACATCAGTATTATAACAATAACAGAAAGCAATATAGACACTATATAACCGCCCTGCTTTGTGTATTTGCACAATTAGAGAATAGTGGAATagtaaataaaactaaagatagttattttttaatgtgCACAATTTCAAAAACTCTTTATTGCACAATtcactgtcataatttaactTGGCCATACTACTCTTAAGAACTGTTTTCATACAGTTCAGAAAAACCTGGAAATAGCAGGTACATTTAAAAGGTCCTGGAGAActcattaaaatgaataaaaccttaggtaacactttattttacagtgtccttgttacatgtgtTACATGCACTTAAATTATGGGGTAAATTACATGCAACTTActctaaaccaaaccctaatcctaccctaacccgATACAtgtggttgcactttattttaaggtgtctttgttacactgtaattatacatttaagcactgagtaatattaagaaaatacaTGTAcatagggttaggattagggggtaacactttattttacagtgtccttgttacatatgttcCATGTTCTTACcatagtaaaaacagtaaattatgcataattacatataACTAACTCTCAACCAATCCCTAATCCTAGcctaagtacatgtagttaataaaTATTACTCTTATAATACTTAAATACATAATTACACTGGAACAcagtcaccttaaaataaagtataaccAGATTcgggtttggtttggtttagggttagctgCATATGTcaatatgcataatttattgttattactacagtaactgcatgtaatatatgtaacaatgacactgtaaaataaagtgttactctacatgttgttaattaatgTCACTCAgtgttaaaatatataattactctgtaacaatgcaagtgcaaccctttattttaaagtgttcaTGTTACATTGTAATTAGCACTGAGTAGGGGTAGTTGCGTGtaaaaatcaataatttataattattactatgTAACGTGTAACTAGGACATTGTAACATAAAGCGTTACCCATTTTTAAGCTAGAAATTACTCTTTGTGAGAGCGATCTCCCGATTCAGTCATCACAAATGATGGAAAAGTCTTGGAAAATCATGGAAATGAATCAGCCCAGAAATGTGGGAACCCTCCCTGTTTAAAGCATTTTACATGGCAATAGACttattatttgaatatttattaaaCTTAAATGACTGATTCCCTCAATCAATTGCTGGCCATTAATAATTATGTAATATTATTTACTTATCTGTTGATCAGTTTTAAATCATACATCACTCACCGTTGAGTCAGTGTATTGTAAATGTCAGATAAAGCATGACCGTCTACTAAACAGTGGTGACAAGACAATGCTAATAATAGTGAGGACGTTTACTTATCCTGTCATGTTAAACTGCTTAAAGAAGGTTTGTTTGGTAAGCTTATGCACTTACACAGCTCAAAGCATGAGTCATGGAATGTTTCAGCACTGGAAGACTGTAAAAGACAGACGGATGAAGCATGTAAATGTCACAGTGGCAGAATTAACAAGGAAAAGCAATTGATCTCTTAGGAGCAACGGCATGATCCCCAGCCTTCTGCGGGCTGGGAATACActacatttatatatacaaatatataaattatattaatgatGCTAATTGATTATTGGTGATTAGACGTAATTAAATGTTCATTCATTCCCACTTCTTGCACTAAAGGCCTGTTTAACGCTAAcaatatacagggagtgcagagtattttgaccacatcatcctcgttatgcatgttgtcttactccaagctgtatagctccaagctgtatagctccaagctgtatagctactaccaattaagcatattaggtgatgtgcatctctgtaataagaaggggtgtggtctaatgacatcaacaccctatatcaggtgtgcataattataaggcaacttcctttcctttggcaaaatgggtcaaaagaaggacttgacaggctcagaaaagtcaaaaaatAGTGAGAtctattgcagagggatgcagcagtcttaaaatagccaagcttctgaagcgtgatcatcgaacaatcaagcgtttcattcaaaatagtcaacagggtcgcaagaagcgtgtggaaaaaccaaggcgcaaaataactggccgtgaactgagaaaagtcaagcatgcagctgccaagatgccacttgccaccagtttggccatatttcagagctgcaacatcactggagtgcccaaaagcacaaggtgtgcaatactcagagacatggccaaggtaagaaaggcagaaagtcgaccaccactgaacaagacacacaagctgaaacgtcaagactgggccaagaaatatctcaagactgatttttctgaggttttatggactgatgaaatgagagtgagtcttgatgggccagatggatggcccgtggctggattggtaaagggcagagagctccagtccgactcagacgccagcaaggtggaggtggagtactggtttggactggtatcatcaaagatgagcttgtggggccttttcgggttgaggatggagtcaagctcaacttccagtcctactgccagtttctggaagacaccttcttcaagcagtggtgcaggaagaagtctgcatccttcaagaaaaacatgattttcatgcaggacaatgctccatcacacaagtgtccaagtactccacagcgtggctggcaagaaagggtataaaagaagaaaatctaatgatatggcctccttgttcacctgatctgaaccccattgagaacctgtggtccatcatcaaatgtgcgatttacaaggagggaaaacagtacacctctctgaacagtgtctgggaggctgtggttgctgctgcacgcaatgttgatggtgaacagatcaaaacactgacagaatccatggatggcaggcttttgagtgtccttgcaaagaaaggtggctatattggtcactgatttgtttttgtttggtttttgaatgtcagaaatgtatatttgtgaatgttgagatgttatattggtttcactggtaaaaataaataattgaaatgggtataaatttgttttttgttaagttgcctaataattatgcacagtaatagtcacctgcacacacagatatccccctaaaatagctaaaactaaaaactaaaacttccaaaaatattcagctttgatattaatgagttttttgtgttcattgagaacatggttgttgttcaataataaaattaatcctcaaaaatacaacttgcctaataattctgtaCTCCCTGTAGTTCTAAAAAATGTTCTTATAAAAGAGTAGCAGAGTCCAAACCACAACAATAACGATGACGGCACAGACAAACAATACATTGGAATTGCTTTCAGAGCAATTTTTTCCAGatgatgaatgataa harbors:
- the zgc:162331 gene encoding uncharacterized protein zgc:162331; translation: MAVKESLLTWGFLLWSLTWSSALTFTPHEGSSVSPIFHRTTSPATETGMNSTEAPTNNYTVLSCESLLPPRRGSFYVEKGTGRSAGTVLVFWCLEGYQLVGSERITCVLRSNTAQWSNYPPDCEAIPKPEDRGLRVAVLASIVSSIVIFAMSVSFIICCLQERMSKERAGRTDGRGRMRGKSSWRSECWLERDEGDWEAFPPPKIYNLSQHLDPRLTSESPAYMEGLAGYDNRGYQRSQENLMKAPLPGLYRTESQMYPHVVLQRVPTPTVPTAPSAPIYLRLSTPPPTESPNEQPALPPYPSATPQRLWP